The genomic window CCCTGACAAGAGACCGCGTTGACCAGCAGCAGTTAAAACTTCCCCAATCATCGTCGTTGTGGTTGTTTTCCCATTTGAACCAGTGATACCGATAATTGGCGCTTCCGAAATTAAATAAGCCAATTCCACCTCAGTCAAGACTGGAATTCCCTTTGCCAATGCCTTTTCAATCATGGGATTGCTATACGGGATACCTGGATTTTTCACCATCAGAGCGAAATCTTCATCCAAGAGTTCCAAAGGATGCCCACCAGTGACAACCTTGATTCCCTCTTCTAGCAAGCTTTGAGCAGCAGGATTTTCCTCAAAAGGCTTGCCGTCATTTACTGTTACAATAGCACCCAGCTTGTCTAGCAAACGGGCCGCAGACTCACCAGACTTAGCCAAACCTAAAACAAGTACTTTCTTATTTTTAAATTGATCGATTACTTTCATGTCTCAAACTCCATTTCTACTCCTACTATTTTACCATTTTTATGGAAATAATACTAAACGAAAATGCTCTAGTCCTCATTTCTACCATAGAAAAAGAGAGCCGTAGCTCTCTTTCTATTTATCTTCTTTTGCTATTTTTTACAGACATGAGTGTAATGTCTCTCAAGCTAAAGTAAGCTAGGGCCAACATGGCGATTGTGACAAAGAATTCTGTCGGTAATTGGAAGATTTGCAAGATGGACAACATCAGCAAAATCAAGAGTGCAACAACTACAAAGACCAAGATAACGATGTTGACTGTTCCTTTGATACTTTGGGGTGTCGCAAATACATAGAGTAGTAATAAGAGGATTCCTATGATTAAATAGACCATCTTTATCTCTTTCTAGCTCTTATTCAGCTGATTTTTTCTTTTTGTTGGCTTTCTCACGCTCTGCCTTGTTAAGGATTTGCTTACGCAAACGGATAGACTCAGGCGTTACTTCCATGTACTCATCGTCATTCAAGAACTCAAGAGACTCTTCAAGTGTCAAGATACGAGGTGTCTTGATAACCGCTGTTTGGTCCTTAGTAGCTGAACGGACGTTGGTCATTTGTTTAGCCTTAGTGATGTTAACTGTCAAGTCGTTTTCACGAGAGTTTTCACCGATAATCATTCCTTCGTAAACCTCAGTACCTGGGTTGACAAAGATAGTACCACGTTCTTCGATAGACATGATTGAGTAAGTTGTAGCCTTACCAGCATCGATGGAAACAAGGGCACCACGGTGACGTCCACCAATTTCCCCTGGAATCAATGGCAAGTATTGGTCAAAGGTATGGTTCATGATACCGTAACCACGAGTCATTGACAAGAATTCAGTTGAGTAACCGATCAAACCACGCGCTGGAACAAGGAAGACCAAACGAGTTTGACCATTACCAGTTGAAATCATATCCAACATTTCACCCTTACGTTCAGAAAGGCTTTGAATAACAGATCCTTGGTATTCTTCTGGAGTATCGATTTGCACACGTTCAAATGGCTCACATTTAACACCGTCAATCTCTTTTACGATAACTTCTGGACGAGATACTTGAAGTTCATAGCCCTCACGACGCATAGTTTCGATCAGGATTGACAAGTGCAATTCTCCACGACCTGAGACAGTCCATTTATCTGGGGAATCCGTTGGGTCAACACGAAGGGAAACGTCTGTTTGCAATTCGGCCTGCAAGCGTTCTTCCACCTTACGAGAAGTCACCCATTTACCTTCTTTACCAGCAAATGGTGAGTTGTTGACCAAGAAGGTCATTTGAAGCGTTGGCTCATCGATGTGAAGGATTGGAAGAGGCTCAACTGCATCTGTCGGTGTAATCGTCTCACCAACAAAGATATCTTCCATACCGGAAACGGCAATCAAGTCACCTGCTTTGGCCTCTTGGATTTCACGACGTTCCAAACCAAAGAAACCGAAAAGTTTTGTAACACGGAAGTTCTTCGTTGTACCATCTAGTTTAGAAAGGGTAACTTGGTCTCCAACTTTTACACTACCACGGAAGACACGACCGATACCAATACGTCCAACGAAATCATTATAGTCCAAAAGTGACACTTGGAATTGCAAAGGCTCATCTGAGTTATCTACTGGAGCTGGGATATGGTCGATAATCGTGTCAAAGATTGGTGCCATTGTTTTTTCTTGATCAGCTGGATCATCTGACAATGAAGAAGTCCCGTTGATAGCTGAAGCATACACCACTGGGAAATCAAGCTGGTCATCGTCTGCACCAAGCTCAATGAAGAGCTCCAAGACTTCGTCTACTACTTCTGCTGGACGAGCCGATGGTTTGTCGATTTTGTTAACAACCACGATTGGGACAAGGTCTTGTTCCAAGGCTTTTTTCAATACGAAACGAGTTTGTGGCATGGTTCCTTCGTAGGCATCCACGACCAAGACAACACCGTCAACCATTTTCATGATACGCTCAACTTCTCCACCGAAGTCCGCGTGTCCTGGTGTGTCCATGATGTTGATACGAGTTCCGTTGTAGGCAACGGCAGTGTTTTTCGCAAGGATGGTAATTCCACGCTCTTTTTCGATATCGTTTGAGTCCATAGCGCGCTCTGCCAATTCAGTACGTGCATCAAGAGTTTCAGATTGTTTCAATAATTCGTCAACGAGGGTTGTTTTACCGTGGTCAACGTGGGCGATAATCGCAATGTTACGGATATCTTCTCTTAATTTTGTCATGATTTCCTCTAATAATTAAATTTTTATTTCTAACTGAACAATTATACCACAGTCTCATTCAAAAATCACAGTTCAGCTAAGTGTAAATGTTTTCACTCTGCTTTTCTAGTCAAGACAACTCTTTTCAAAGTCAGAGACTTATGATAAGATAAGCTGGTATGCGTTTAGATAGATTATTAGCCCAAGAAAAGGTCAGTCGCAAGGCTATGAAACAGGCTCTATTAAAAAAAGAAATCCTAGTAGATGACTGTCCAGCTAGCTCACTCGCTCAAAATGTCGACACTGGGTTGCAGAAATTAGTCTTTCAAGGACGGCAAATCCAAGGCTACGAGCACAACTACCTCATGCTTCATAAGCCAAACGGAAGCGTTACAGCTAGCAAGGATAAGGGCCTACCAACCGTCATGGACCTCCTTCCTCCGGACATCCAGTCTGACCAACTCTATGCTATCGGCAGACTAGACCGCGATACGACGGGACTACTGCTTTTGACAGACAATGGACCTCTTGGTTTTCAACTCCTTCATCCCCAGTACCATGTCGATAAATCCTATCAAGTGGTAGTAAACGGACCGCTCACGTCAGACCATATCCAAAAATTCAAAGACGGAATTGTCTTTTTAGATGGGACCACTTGTAAACCAGCAAAGCTAGAGATTCTAGCCGCAAGCCCAACAGAGAGCCGGGCCTCCATCACTATCTCAGAGGGGAAGTTTCATCAGGTCAAGAAGATGTTTCTCTCAGTTGGTGTCAAAGTGACTGCCCTAAAACGAGTTCAATTCGGTGACTTTACATTAGACCCAGAACTAGCAGAAGGGCAATACCGTCCCTTGAATCCAGAGGAATTGGAAATTATTAAAAACTATTTAGAAAAAAGTGGATAAAAGAAAAAAGCTTTAAATTTAAAGCTTTTTTTGTTTTTACTTATCTAAAAAATAATGCGATGGCTGCAATCCAGTTAAGAACAGAAACTACAAGTCCTACGATATTGAGAATCTTTTCTGTTTTATAGTCTAGTCCAGATTCTTTTTGGTATGAAAAAGCCAAGACCAATCCTATGATCCCCAAAATCAGACCTACTATTGGAAATAGCAAACCAAGGACGATAGATAAGATACCTAAAATAAGTGAAGGTTTTTTCTTTTGTTGTGAATTCATATTATAAATTCTCCTTAAAATTAATATAAATGATGATACCATAAAATGCTAGCTTTATCTATCATTCGACAGTTTTTAACAGAATGTTAGCTAGTCTTGACCTTCCCGTTCCAAGAATCCAACCCATAAGAAAGAATATAAATCTCAGAGAAATCTTGTTTTTTCAGGTAAAGTGCTGCATTGGTCACTCGTTGTCCACGTTGGTTTTCGTAGAGAAGGACAGGTCTATCCTTGCGAAGGGCTGCAAGGCTTGACTTCAACTGATTTGAAGGAATATTACGGGCTCCGAGGATATGTTTTCTGTGAAATTCTGCTGGGTCACGCAAATCAATCAACTGCCCTTTCCGAATCAAGGCTTCAAATTCTGCATTGTCCACAATCTTAGCCGCACGACGAATACGAAGGTAGTTATACCCCATCCATGCAGCCATCGCTAGTACGATTCCCCACAAAACCCAAATTGTCATAAGTTCTTCTCTCCATTTTTATCTATGTAGTCTAATTCTATCTTGTGCTCTCTACGAAGAACAGCTTCCGCCTCTAGATAGTCTAGTTTGTCCATCAGACCTGCATCATAGATCCGAGAGAGTTCGAGCTTCATCAGTTCAATATCATACAAGCGCTTCCCCATGTAAACAATAATGCCAAACTGTTTGAGAAATTGCTGCACATCATAGAATGTTTTCATAGCTTCCATTTTAGCAGATTCTAGACTTTTTTTCAATACTGGACATGCTCTTTCCCCCTATTTTCTTCGTCTTCATTGCCCATTCTTCCGCAAGTGTGGTACAATAAAAACATGAGAATTCAACAACTACACTATATTATCAAAATCGTCGAAACTGGCTCTATGAATGAGGCAGCCAAGCAACTCTTTATCACCCAACCTAGTCTCTCTAATGCTGTTCGAGACTTGGAAAATGAAATGGGCATTGAAATCTTTATCCGCAATCCCAAGGGCATTACCTTGACTCGTGATGGGATGGAGTTTCTCTCCTACGCTCGACAGGTTGTCGAGCAGACCCAGCTTCTGGAGGAACGCTATAAAAATCCTGTCGCCCACCGCGAACTTTTCAGCGTTTCCTCTCAGCACTATGCCTTTGTAGTCAATGCCTTTGTCTCCTTGCTCAAGAAAAGTGATATGGAGAAATACGAACTTTTCCTTCGTGAAACTCGGACTTGGGAGATTATCGATGACGTCAAGAACTTCCGTAGCGAGGTCGGTGTCCTCTTCCTAAACAGCTACAACCGCGATGTTTTAACGAAAATGCTAGATGACAATCACCTGCTAGCTCACCACCTCTTCACAGCCCAACCCCATATCTTTGTCAGCAAGACCAACCCTCTAGCTAAAAAAGACAAGGTCAAACTGGCTGATTTGGAAGACTTCCCTTATCTGAGTTATGACCAGGGGACGCACAACTCCTTCTACTTTTCAGAGGAGATTCTTTCACAAGAGCATCACAAGAAATCCATCGTAGTCAGTGACCGCGCCACTCTCTTTAACCTCTTGATTGGTTTGGATGGTTACACCATTGCAACAGGGATTTTGAACAGCAACCTCAATGGAGACAATATCGTTTCCATTCCACTGGACATTGACGACCCGATTGAACTGGTCTATATCCAGCATGAAAAAACCAGCCTGTCTAAGATGGGCGAACGCTTTATCGAATACTTACTAGAAGAAGTTCAATTCGATAATTAATAGGAAAAATGAAAAAGGGAAAAAGAAAAAGTTAGGAAATAGAAAGTGAAAAAGATACTACTGACCTGTGCTTTAATCCTTTCAATCGTAGGATTAGCACCCGCATCCGTCTTAGGAGAAGAAAACACAACTCAATCCACATCTGCTGTCAAGGAAGCAATTGTCAAAGAAGAAAAGAAAGAATCGAGTGTTGAGGAAAACTCTAAATCAGAAACTCTTCCGAAAGTAGATGTGCAAGAAGACAAGCCCCAAAAAGAAGGGTGGTACCAAGAAAATCACCACTGGCGTTTTTACCAAGATGATAAACCTGCTTTGAACTGGAAACAAATCCAAGGCAAATGGTACTACTTCGATCAAGATGGTAATCGTCTTCATTCTACTGTCTACAAAGGTTATGCCTTTGACCAAGATGGTGTCATGATAGAAAATAGCTGGACCAAACTGGACAATCAATGGTATTATGCTGATTCCTCTGGACGACTAGCTCAGAACACCTGGAAAAAAATTAACGGCTCCTGGTACTATTTTGACCAAACTGGAAGCATGCTCAGCAACACCGCCGTTGACGGCTATCTTCTCACAAAAAGCGGAGCTATGGCAGAAAAGGGCTGGACTAAATTAGACCAAATTTGGTATTATGTCGCTCCTTCTGGAAAGATCTCACAGGATAAATGGGAGAAAATCAACGGTTCTTGGTATTACTTTGACAAAGACGGTGGAATGCTGAGTGCGACAACCTTCAAGGGCTACCTCTTTGACCAGAGTGGAGCTATGGCAGAAAACAACTGGGTCAAAATCAAGGATACTTGGTTCTATGCGAACGGGTCAGGGAGATATGTCCAAGAAAATTGGCAAAAGATTCAGGGTTCCTGGTACTCATTTGACCAGAATGGTGGGATGCTAGCAGACAAATGGAAAGGAAGCTACTACCTCAAAGCCAGTGGAGCCATGGCGGAAAAAGAGTGGATCTTTGATAAAACCTATAAGAGCTGGTTCTATCTAAAAGCGGATGGCCGTTATGCAAATCAGGAGTGGATTGGAGCATACTACCTCAAGTCAGGTGGTTACATGGCAAAGAGCGAATGGATTTACGATAACTCTGACAAAGCACGCTACTACCTGGATGATAATGGGCATTATGTTTCAGGAACTTACAAAATAAACGGAAAGGAACACTTGTTCCAAAAATACGGCCAATGGATCTCTGAAGTTTCAACTGAAGGCGGATTTACAAAAGGACTATACAGCAATACCATTTTCCTAGATCCTGGGCATGGTGGTCGAGATTCAGGAGCTTTTTACTACAATGTAGCTGAAAAAGATCTCAACATGCAGGTTTACCGTAAGCTTCGTACTAAGTTGGAAGAACTGGGCTACAAGGTCCTCACTTCTCGTGATAGTGATATTGACGTTGACTTTGTTACTGAACGTTCTCGTATGGTTAATAAAACCAACTCTGATATTTTTATCAGTATTCACTTCAACGCTACTGGTAATACCTACTCAAAAGCGAGCGGTATTCAAACCTACTCCTATAGCGATGAACCTGATTATCCAAGTAAGATTAATAAATACTGGCACAATCACCCTGATCGTATGAGTGAAAGCAAACGCCTCGCCGCTGCCATCCACTCCTCTCTTCTAGCAGAAACAGGAGCTAAGGACGCTGGCTTATTGGAGAGCAGCTATGCTGTACTACGCGAAACAGCCAAACCAGCTGTCCTCCTAGAGCTTGGTTATATGAATAATTTCACTGAAAGCCAACAAATCAGAGATAGCCGCTACCAAGATAAACTGGTCGCAGGCATTGTGAAAGGAATCCAAAAATATTACGCTGGTCAGTAAAAAAAGTCTCGAGAAATCTCGAGACTTTTCTATTTGCCTTCTTTTTTATCTTTATCAGGAAAGAGGTAGCCAAGTCCTACACAAGCTAGCACACCGGCACCAATCACCAAACCACTTGAAATGGGCAAAAGATCAAAAATAGCATTTGCAATGATAAAGGCGATGATCAAGCACATCAGACTAGCCTTGTAGTCTCTTTTCAAAAAGTTTTCTAGCGTGAAATAGAGGAACAATCCTACCGGGATGAGTGACCAGAGGTTAACATCCAAACTTGGCCATCCAACAGAACCGAAATACAATACTAGCGCTGCTGCTACTAAAAATACAAGTCCCAATAATTTTTTCATTTTTTTGTCTCCATTTTCTTTTTTGGTTCTTGAGTTGTCTGATACTGACCCCTCACATCCCTTACATGAACCATTATAGCAGAGGAATTTTTCAAGAACAAGCCCTTTTGCCTATCTGGTCAATATCTCTGTCTAAGTGGTTGAGTATTTGTAACAAAAGAAAAAGAAGCCCTAATGGGCTTCTTGATTCTGCCGATTGCAGGGCTTGAACCTGTGACCTACGCGTTACGAGTGCGTTGCTCTACCAACTGAGCTAAATCGGCGATTACCCTTTTAGTATAGCACTCTGAGAAGAGATGTCAAGAAATTTTCATCACGATTAAAAAAGCCCGTCCTGAGACAAGGCTTTGAGTTTCTGCCTTTTACGAACCCGCACTTTCGTAGGCATCCAAGCCCTTGTCCCATAGTTTCAAAGAAATGACAAAGAAGATAAGGGAAATTAGTATCAAACCACCGATATTAAAGAGCCCATCCTTGTCCTGCAAGAAATAGCTGGCAGGATAGTAGGCCGTAAAAGCGAAAGGGATGATAAAGCTAATCAACCAACGAAGGACCGAATTGTAAATGGAAATCGGATACTTGGCAAAGTCATTAAACATATAAAAAATGTAAATCATGGCGCCTGACTGCTTGGTCCAAAAAGCGATACTGGCAGTCGCGATTTTCAAGGAAGTATAGATCAAGGTCGCAAAAGGAATGCAGACTAGAAAAATCAGGAATTTTGGAAGAGTCCAAGCAATACTAGATACCGTTGTCGCTAGCAAAATACCTCCGACCAAAAGTTCGCCCAAGGCATCAATCTGAAAGGTCTCAACCAGAATGTGAAAAAGAGGATTGATAGGACGAGTCAGATACTTGTCAAACTCTCCCTTTCGCACCAAGCGCTGCCCTAGTGCCCAGAGATTGTCAAAAAAGAGATGGTCCAATCCCTTGGGAATCAAGGAAAATCCATAGATAAAAGCGATTTCTTGAAAGGTCCAGCCTTCAAGCGAGGGGATGTGTTGAAAGATGACATTGAGAAACAAGAGGTTCAAGCCTTGGGTCAGAAAAACTCCTAGCACACCAACCACAAAATCCACCTTGTATTCCATGATTTGCTTGATGTATTGTCTGATAAAAATCAGATGCATGCGTTGATATTTTTTCATACTAACCTCCTTGAATGGTGATGAAAGACTGGACCCGTTTCCAAATCAACTGAGATAAGCCCACCATCACTATGAGCCAGAAGAACTGTAGCAAGATAGCTTGAAGAATCTGACTAGCATCATATTTCCCAACGATAATCATGACCGGAGTGTAGATCAAGGATGAGAAAGGCAAGAAGGAGAGAATATCTGAAACAAGCTTTGGAAAGAAAGCCAAGGGAATCAGACTTCCAGACATAAAGGCCACTATGGAAGTCTTGAGTAGATTGGAACCCCATAGATTTTTAAATACAAAGGCTGAAAATCCAAAGCAGATATTAAAGAAAAAGTTAATCAGATAGGCCAGCGTTAAGCTAAAAAGATAAAGGGTAGTTAGTCCCAGCACTTCTACAATCCCTTGCCCAGATAAGATTTTCATCAAGACAATAACACTCAAGAAAGGAAGTCCGACACTGACAAAAATCAACCACTTAGAACCAAGCTCGGTAAAGAGATAAGATGCCGCAAAATGCACTGGTCGCAGCAAGCGCATGATAATGGAGCCATCCTTGACCTCCTCCCCAATCATAAAAGAGCTATCTGACTTGGTCAAAAGATTGGTCACAAAACTCATGATGATGTAGAGGGTGATATCTGCCATACTAAAGCCTTGAATCAAGGACTCCTGCGAGGAATCAAAGACAGCCTTCCAGAGATAGAAAGCCACAAAAGCCCCCATCACATCGCCAATCCGATAAAGAAGAAAGTTGACTCGATAGGTGATCAACTCCTGAATTCCTGCATTGATAAAGGGTTTATAACGTCTCCACAATTTGACCATCTTAGAGCTCCTTTCGGTAGAAGCGACGGATAATATCCTCAATATCCGTATCCACCATCTTCAAATCGCGGATTTCAAAATCAGACAGGGTTTGCTTGATAATATCAGCTGACTGGTAGCGGGAACTATCGAATTCAATATTGAGGCTATTTCCTTGTCTATCAATAGTCATATCAGGTAGGCCTTCATAGTAAGAGACAAGATGACTTTGACCTGGCACCAGTTCAAAGGAAAGAGTCTTCATCTTGCCAAAGGCATCCTTGAGTTGACTCACCGTTCCATCAAAAATCTCCTGCCCCTTATCAATCATGAAAATTCGATCACAAAGTTGCTCAATATCACTCAAGTCGTGAGTGGTTAAGAGAATGGTGGTCTCTTCCTCTTGATTGATCTGAGTAATGGCGCGACGAATGTTATCCTTGACTGACACATCCAGACCAATGGTCGGCTCATCTAAAAAGAGAACCTTAGGATTGTGGAGCAAGGAAGCCGCAATATCCGCCCGCATCCGTTGACCAAGTGAAAGAGTCCGCACGGGGTCCTTGATAAATTCCTTCAAATCCAAGACTTCATTTAAAAAGTCCATGCGCTTATGAAAGAGCGAGTCTGGCACATCGTAAATCTCTTTCAAGACCGTGTAGGTCTCTTGCAGAGCCAAATCCCACCATAGCTGGGTGCGTTGTCCAAAGACCACACCAATATCCTTGACATAGTCTTGGCGATTGTCCTGTGGAATCTTGCCATTAATCCGACAAAAACCAGATGTCGGTTTCAAAATCCCGGTCAGCATTTTGATGGTTGTCGACTTCCCAGCACCATTAGCCCCGATAAAGCCTAAAATTTGGCCCCTGGGTACCTCAAAAGTCAAATCCTTGACCGCTTCAAAGGTCTGCTTTTCAGGATGAATAAAGGAGCGCAAAGCTCCCTTTAACCCCGGCTCCTTTACTGTCTTCACAAAATTTTTCTGAAGATGTTCCACTTCTATCATTGCCATATCTATCTCCCTGTCGCAAGGAATAGCAACATTGTATTTTTGACTACAAATATTCTAAATCCTTACTTTTTACACCTTCTACATTTTATCATTACAGAAGGCTTTATACCAACCTATTATAGTCCAATAAAAAACGGAATGCAAGCGTTTGCCTGAAGATTATGAAATCAGAGATTTTACTCTTAAAATAATAGTTTTAATCAAAAATCATGGTTTGATAATTTCCCTAGAACACCAAAAAACCTGCCCAATGGCAGGTTTCTCTTTCTGTATTGTTCAGCTAAATTAAGCTTTACCTTCTGAACATAAATCATTTATTTACTATACTTCCTCATACACTAAAAAGGGCTATATTCAGGTATTCTTCCACCCACACTGTATTAGAAATATACTTCATTATTCCCTTTAGTTCTTAAAAAAGTGTGGCAAAATAGGGGCAAAATCTTAGGTTGAATTTGCCATAAATCCTAGTATAGACAGAAGAAATTTGGAGAATGTTGAATAAGCTTCTTTTGCAGTGAATATGAATCATACTAACAAACTGGAACTCTCCCTATAAAACAGAATTTTATAAGATCTTTAAATATCTTTTGTTCTTCAGTGCTAGATAAATAAAGATCTAAATCATGCTTTTTATATTCGGCTACAGCTTCTTCGAAATCTCTATAATAACCATGTGATGACAATTGGACATCAGTGTTATTCAGAACAGATACTAATAGACTATAACAATTAGAATGATTTCTTAGCTTAAGAGGTAAAACATTCTGAGAAAAATTCTCCTCATATTCGATAATTTCAGATTCTGAAGGATAAATTACATCTTGAAGAAATTTACTATTATTATATAGCCAAAATCTAGCTTCATCAATCCCTCTAGCCTTAACGATAGACAAAAGAAACTTGTCTAGAAGTTGAATATTATCATACCCTATGATATCAATTATTTTTTTCAAAGTTCGATATCTAATTTCAGGAGGTAAAACAGAGAACAATGTCAAGATATTTTTGTCTGTTTTTAAATTCAGACCATATTTCAAAAAATATTGTACAAATAAATAAGAAAATAAATCCCAAATGGAGTCTTCGGCTATACTCAATTCATCTACATTAGCATCCGATATATTTGCTGTATGAGTGTATTTATTGCCTAATTTTCTTAACCTATCTATAGTTTTTTCAAAATCCTTGACTAATCGTTTATCTACCTTTTTATACCTTTCTGTTACTTTAAACTTTTCATTTTTTTCATGAGTAGTTATATCTCCCAGATTCATGGGTTCTCCTGCTCCCAAATTCAAAAATTTGCGAGCTAATAACTCTGTCAATTTTCTGAGTAATATTATCCTACTTCCCATACTGATAGTTGAATAATATATATCTGCAATTAAATCAGATAAAACTAATTCATAATCGTAATTTTTAAAAGGAGCAATTGCCATAATTCGACCTCTCTAAAATGGGATATAGTAACACTCTAATACCATAAAATTGCAGAAGGATGTGCTTATTTTTTCTTACTGACTCAGACTCCTTTTGACAAGCTTATTGGCTTGATATCTAATAATACTTTATCTATGGATAGACAAAAGATATATCATACTTAATTATTTGTAATTTAA from Streptococcus oralis includes these protein-coding regions:
- a CDS encoding DUF3165 family protein gives rise to the protein MVYLIIGILLLLLYVFATPQSIKGTVNIVILVFVVVALLILLMLSILQIFQLPTEFFVTIAMLALAYFSLRDITLMSVKNSKRR
- the typA gene encoding translational GTPase TypA, coding for MTKLREDIRNIAIIAHVDHGKTTLVDELLKQSETLDARTELAERAMDSNDIEKERGITILAKNTAVAYNGTRINIMDTPGHADFGGEVERIMKMVDGVVLVVDAYEGTMPQTRFVLKKALEQDLVPIVVVNKIDKPSARPAEVVDEVLELFIELGADDDQLDFPVVYASAINGTSSLSDDPADQEKTMAPIFDTIIDHIPAPVDNSDEPLQFQVSLLDYNDFVGRIGIGRVFRGSVKVGDQVTLSKLDGTTKNFRVTKLFGFFGLERREIQEAKAGDLIAVSGMEDIFVGETITPTDAVEPLPILHIDEPTLQMTFLVNNSPFAGKEGKWVTSRKVEERLQAELQTDVSLRVDPTDSPDKWTVSGRGELHLSILIETMRREGYELQVSRPEVIVKEIDGVKCEPFERVQIDTPEEYQGSVIQSLSERKGEMLDMISTGNGQTRLVFLVPARGLIGYSTEFLSMTRGYGIMNHTFDQYLPLIPGEIGGRHRGALVSIDAGKATTYSIMSIEERGTIFVNPGTEVYEGMIIGENSRENDLTVNITKAKQMTNVRSATKDQTAVIKTPRILTLEESLEFLNDDEYMEVTPESIRLRKQILNKAEREKANKKKKSAE
- a CDS encoding 16S rRNA pseudouridine(516) synthase, producing MRLDRLLAQEKVSRKAMKQALLKKEILVDDCPASSLAQNVDTGLQKLVFQGRQIQGYEHNYLMLHKPNGSVTASKDKGLPTVMDLLPPDIQSDQLYAIGRLDRDTTGLLLLTDNGPLGFQLLHPQYHVDKSYQVVVNGPLTSDHIQKFKDGIVFLDGTTCKPAKLEILAASPTESRASITISEGKFHQVKKMFLSVGVKVTALKRVQFGDFTLDPELAEGQYRPLNPEELEIIKNYLEKSG
- a CDS encoding DUF4190 domain-containing protein — translated: MNSQQKKKPSLILGILSIVLGLLFPIVGLILGIIGLVLAFSYQKESGLDYKTEKILNIVGLVVSVLNWIAAIALFFR
- a CDS encoding rhodanese-like domain-containing protein, with product MTIWVLWGIVLAMAAWMGYNYLRIRRAAKIVDNAEFEALIRKGQLIDLRDPAEFHRKHILGARNIPSNQLKSSLAALRKDRPVLLYENQRGQRVTNAALYLKKQDFSEIYILSYGLDSWNGKVKTS
- a CDS encoding YqgQ family protein; the protein is MEAMKTFYDVQQFLKQFGIIVYMGKRLYDIELMKLELSRIYDAGLMDKLDYLEAEAVLRREHKIELDYIDKNGEKNL
- a CDS encoding LysR family transcriptional regulator, yielding MRIQQLHYIIKIVETGSMNEAAKQLFITQPSLSNAVRDLENEMGIEIFIRNPKGITLTRDGMEFLSYARQVVEQTQLLEERYKNPVAHRELFSVSSQHYAFVVNAFVSLLKKSDMEKYELFLRETRTWEIIDDVKNFRSEVGVLFLNSYNRDVLTKMLDDNHLLAHHLFTAQPHIFVSKTNPLAKKDKVKLADLEDFPYLSYDQGTHNSFYFSEEILSQEHHKKSIVVSDRATLFNLLIGLDGYTIATGILNSNLNGDNIVSIPLDIDDPIELVYIQHEKTSLSKMGERFIEYLLEEVQFDN
- a CDS encoding N-acetylmuramoyl-L-alanine amidase; translated protein: MKKILLTCALILSIVGLAPASVLGEENTTQSTSAVKEAIVKEEKKESSVEENSKSETLPKVDVQEDKPQKEGWYQENHHWRFYQDDKPALNWKQIQGKWYYFDQDGNRLHSTVYKGYAFDQDGVMIENSWTKLDNQWYYADSSGRLAQNTWKKINGSWYYFDQTGSMLSNTAVDGYLLTKSGAMAEKGWTKLDQIWYYVAPSGKISQDKWEKINGSWYYFDKDGGMLSATTFKGYLFDQSGAMAENNWVKIKDTWFYANGSGRYVQENWQKIQGSWYSFDQNGGMLADKWKGSYYLKASGAMAEKEWIFDKTYKSWFYLKADGRYANQEWIGAYYLKSGGYMAKSEWIYDNSDKARYYLDDNGHYVSGTYKINGKEHLFQKYGQWISEVSTEGGFTKGLYSNTIFLDPGHGGRDSGAFYYNVAEKDLNMQVYRKLRTKLEELGYKVLTSRDSDIDVDFVTERSRMVNKTNSDIFISIHFNATGNTYSKASGIQTYSYSDEPDYPSKINKYWHNHPDRMSESKRLAAAIHSSLLAETGAKDAGLLESSYAVLRETAKPAVLLELGYMNNFTESQQIRDSRYQDKLVAGIVKGIQKYYAGQ
- a CDS encoding ABC transporter permease, whose translation is MKKYQRMHLIFIRQYIKQIMEYKVDFVVGVLGVFLTQGLNLLFLNVIFQHIPSLEGWTFQEIAFIYGFSLIPKGLDHLFFDNLWALGQRLVRKGEFDKYLTRPINPLFHILVETFQIDALGELLVGGILLATTVSSIAWTLPKFLIFLVCIPFATLIYTSLKIATASIAFWTKQSGAMIYIFYMFNDFAKYPISIYNSVLRWLISFIIPFAFTAYYPASYFLQDKDGLFNIGGLILISLIFFVISLKLWDKGLDAYESAGS
- a CDS encoding ABC transporter permease encodes the protein MVKLWRRYKPFINAGIQELITYRVNFLLYRIGDVMGAFVAFYLWKAVFDSSQESLIQGFSMADITLYIIMSFVTNLLTKSDSSFMIGEEVKDGSIIMRLLRPVHFAASYLFTELGSKWLIFVSVGLPFLSVIVLMKILSGQGIVEVLGLTTLYLFSLTLAYLINFFFNICFGFSAFVFKNLWGSNLLKTSIVAFMSGSLIPLAFFPKLVSDILSFLPFSSLIYTPVMIIVGKYDASQILQAILLQFFWLIVMVGLSQLIWKRVQSFITIQGG
- a CDS encoding ATP-binding cassette domain-containing protein is translated as MAMIEVEHLQKNFVKTVKEPGLKGALRSFIHPEKQTFEAVKDLTFEVPRGQILGFIGANGAGKSTTIKMLTGILKPTSGFCRINGKIPQDNRQDYVKDIGVVFGQRTQLWWDLALQETYTVLKEIYDVPDSLFHKRMDFLNEVLDLKEFIKDPVRTLSLGQRMRADIAASLLHNPKVLFLDEPTIGLDVSVKDNIRRAITQINQEEETTILLTTHDLSDIEQLCDRIFMIDKGQEIFDGTVSQLKDAFGKMKTLSFELVPGQSHLVSYYEGLPDMTIDRQGNSLNIEFDSSRYQSADIIKQTLSDFEIRDLKMVDTDIEDIIRRFYRKEL